The window CACCACGACGATGACCCGAACCAGTTCACAAGGTATGTTGGACAATGACGTCGAGCATGGCGCCTCCACCTCTTCTCCTCACGATCGCCATCGTGAAAGCACTGATTCTGAATTCTGAAATTTTCCTAGTCAATGTTAAACTCCATGCATGTGAATTTCTAATTGTATGATTGTTTTCACTAACTGATACATTAGTTGTATTGTTACACCAAAACAGAAACTGATACATTGTTCCTTCGTTCAACATGTATACTTTCATTTGACTtatagtaaataatatattcatatgtTTCTAGCTAGGTTGAGTGTGCCAATATCttaacatcaaaaccaaaaaatgttTCTATCTTTGACATTGCTGTTAAACCatgtttagaaatttttttggtttggttcaaatTGGTTTACTTCTGTTCCTGAATTTCCTCTCTCGGGTTCTGGTTTCAACTTTGCAGTAGCATTGGATCCGTATTAATTAAGCAAAGTGACTCTTtgttctaagtttttaatattttcaagccgattttgtatgattttctgGCCAATCAAAGAAAGGTACATTGTTAAAATGTCTATAGTACGAGCGCACCactttttgaaaatatgaataaaataaaagaaagatcttATATGAGAAGAGTCATAACTCATAATATTTCAATGTCCGTGATTGTGGCAACTAGTGGTGGGAATGTTGATAACCtctttttttaacaagtttCAACAGTTACGTCGAGGGGTAAACTTTGGGAAACGAACGTGTAACGTCCGGTTGAAGTAAACCGGACACGGTAACCGAAATTTATCCACAtgggttttgtttgattttcccATAAGGAGGTCCAGATTCATCCACCTTCTTCGGGATCCACTATGTTCATCTGAGCTCAGTTTTTTCTCATTTAAGTTGATCTGTGAACCAGattgttaaaaacaaattgcATCAAAGCTGTAATGTTGGAACTCGTAAAAGAATTTAACCATTGTCAAAGGACacaaaactattatatatactaattactAAACATTCtacagcaaaataaaataataacactaCACAGCTTTCTAAACACACAAACATCAACATCATTTCTGATACATGTGTATATCGTATTGTTTTATTAGATGTACaatactttttctttattaacaGATCTAAAGACAAAACTTCAgatcttttttataattaaaaaaacagagaaaccaatcttaaaatttcagaacaaaaaaaaaagctttaatttTGGATACGCACAAAACAGCTTTTAGAGgtactttttttgttgtcattaCATTacgttaattataaaatatatgaagttGACTGTACCAATTTGTATAGTTtaagtacatatataaattaccTGGCGATGAGTAATTTCTCCAGCTCACTCTGCAGAGAATCtaacattttctctttttttttttttctttctttcaatgtaaaaatacaatatatttattttaattgttaaaatcgttttttggcaaaaataaaataaaaatcatatcataATTCACAATACATTACACACTGGTTTTATGTTTACGATTAATAAAGGTGGATTAGTTTCGaacaatcaatcaatatataaaccaatccaAACTAACCAATCCCGTCATTATCGTCGAACCCATGGAGACCCCACTCCCTTCTTTATCGCAGCAACTAACCCCAAATCCTACTTCCGCCGCCGTCTCTTCCGCTATTCCGGCGGCAGTCAAGAGCGTTTCCGTTCAACAACCGATCGATGGATCTCCACGCGCCTTCCCTGTTGATACCGGTGGTAATCCGGAGCCGCTTGCGGCTGTTCCCGGCGCTAAGCTTCGTCTTATGTGCAGCTTCGGCGGCCACATCATGCCTCGTCCACACGACAAATCGTTGACGTACGCCGGCGGCGATACtcgtcttgttgttgttgatcgaCGCGCGTCACTGTCTTCGCTCCGATCTCGTTTATCTAGTATGCTTCTCAACGGCCGGTCCTTTACACTCAAGTACCAGCTCCCTAGCGAAGATCTCGATTCACTCGTCACCATCACTACCGATGAAGATCTGGAGAATATGATCGAGGAGTACGATCGCGTGACTTCGTCAGCGACGGCGACTGCTACGCAACGGATCCGGTTGTTTCTTTTCGCTAACAAGCTCGAGACCGCCGCCACCATGGGATCTCTGCTTGACGGCGCGAAATCTGACACTTGGTTCGTCGATGCTCTCAATCAATCCGGTTTGCTTCCTCGAGGTTTGTCAGATTCCGCCGCTGTGAATAACACCTTGGTAAATCTCGATGAGGCTAGCGGCGGAGACGCCGAGATCCAAAACCTAGAAACTAATGCTGGTGGCGAGAACAATAAACGAGGGGATTTGTTGGCTCCTAACGGTGTGATTTCGCATCAGGAGATGCATATGAGCTCGATGCCTGACTCGCCGATGATGGAAGCCGCTGGTTCTTCGATAggatcatcatcgtcttctcctTCTACTTCCAATTTGCCACCGATTCGCGTTAAAGTCAGCGAAGACCAGAGGATTGAGGAACAGTTGGCACAGATGACCTTCTCAAACATGCAAACTCAGAGGCAATTTGATGATGGAATTAGCTTGATGACAAATCGGCCAATGATGGTTCCGTCTGGTGCCATGACTGATGCTTCAATGGCTTATAACAACGCACCTAGTGATAGTTCTGCTCCCCCAAGCAATGGCCAGGTTTCACCGCATGACGATCGGTCCGATTCAGGTGTATCAGCTGGCTACAGGAAGCCACCTTTGCCGATGCAGCCAGTAACGATCCCACCGAGAACTACCGGAGGGTATGCTTTGACATCCCCTGATTCTGTTGCAAGgtactttcttcttctaccgCCACTCATTCATTGACTCATACACTTGTTGTTTAGATAGATGAATGATCTTGGTAATTTCATATCTCAATCTCTTGGTTtctccatctcttttttttgtcagctTGCcgttgatttgtgattgtctttaTACTGTTTCTGTTCTATCATCTTTACATGTGTGTTTTGGGTTACACCTAGGCTAAGTAGCTAAAATAGATAGATAGAACACTGGTTTCAAGTATGGTTTATGAATTGACAATGGAGAAATCATCTTAAGCTGTGTCAAATCCGAATAATATTTGATGATCTTTGCTTCACAGTATACATTCAGAGATTCCATCAATTTGTAGTACTAGCCGTTTGTGTGGAAATTGACATACACATACTCATTGAACCATGCATTACAAGTGATGTTAGCTTTGTTTTATGACTCTTATGATTCTAAATGCTGATGTCTCCTTTTTTTATACAGTGATACGAGCATTTCTTCTGCTACTTCATTTTCGAAGCCAATGTACTACCAAGACCAACCTCCAGCTCTGCCAAAAGCTCCTCCAGTGACACAGCCTGAAACTACCTCGGTCCAAAGCTCCCATGTCTTACCTCAGACTGAAACTACTTCACCCCTCACCACTTCCCATATCCAATCTCAGCCAGGTACATACACAACCatggatcaacaacaacaccaaccaaCGGTTCAACAACCTTACTTACACCAAGGCGTTCAGTACATCCCTCACGCATCTCAATACTTCCCAGTTTACTCTCATCAGCAACAAAACTACCCGGTTTACGTGATGTCTGTCCCGCAATCTCAGCAGTATGTCCCAGCAGGAACTCCCCCACTCTACCCGATCTCAAAACCCGCCACAAACTCGAGACCTGAAGCTGCCCAAAACGTTTACCGTGCTTCTCCCCCTCATGTTCTTCAGCTTCAGCAGCAGCATCAATACATGGGTTACACTGGAGTTCCTCAACATACTACAAACGCAAACGCCAATTACAGTACTGGAGTTCCTCCTCAACATGCCACAAACGCAAACGCCAATTACAGTATTGGAGCTCCTCAACATAGCTCAAACACCAATTACGGTGGGGCCTACGAATACACAAACCCTCCAAACGAGACAGTGTATTACCACGCACAGCCTCCTGCTGCCAACACTGCCATTCCGTTAGCGTCTCCATACCAAAGCATGACACCAGCTGCAGCGGCAGCCGCTCTAGCTGATATGTCCAAGCAGATGGCTCTTGACGGCGGcaaacagcaacaacaacatatgGCTGCATCTCAGCCGCTTTAAAAAGCTGGATTTTTGGTAATAAACGCGCAAAGTGTGACCGTATAGCTATTTTACACGGCGCGCTCTGGTCTTTCGTTTATGACATGTAACGTCGTGTTACATCTGGTTACATATACATAGGCTTTGCTATATCGTTTTCTAAAGTTCTTATCATAGTTATTACTTATCTctatcttgtttttcttctatatttggaaaataaaaattgtttggaTGATTTTTCTATAAGTATTTATACTGGGCGAACGTTGAAGGTATTTTGATCTACTTCAAATGGAGTAGATGCTGCACCATGTCCATGATCATCATTCAATcaaaggtgtgtgtgtgtgtgtgtgtgtgtgcgtaccgtaaaaatattgacaaaggacaaattcaaaacatatatgaaaTTCCTGTTAAAGATCCTAGATCATTATCTAATTCCGTGCTCATCCGTTTAAGACCGAAGTCATGTTAATACAATATGTTTCAGAGACTAATCTGAAATGCGTTTGGTGCATAGTGGAAAATGTTCTCACCGATTGAAACCTTTGTCTAGAACCAAAAGCTATAAGCTTTCTTCCCCTGTTCCCCATGTGCTTGGAGATGCTTGAGAGAAGAGACCCGATATGAAAAACAGAACACTGTAAAATTGTGAACAAGTTGAAaactttacaataaaaaaatactttggGAGATAAAAATTGTCTGGAAAGTTTTTCTAAGTACACAATAATTGGGTGTAGTAAAATGAAGAATTTGTGGTTTAGAtcaaattatagttttgaaattGTCTTGACTTGAagcttatataaaaaattaaaaaccaaaaccatgaGAACTAACTAGGTAAAAACCAATGCTGTTGTACGGgaagaaatttttgtttgagctattacatttgtaaatatatttatttagtataacatttataataaaaatttatattggtttaaaTTGATAaagtttatgaaagtttcaaatattaattgtttcaccataaattttagatgGCGAATCTGGATTGACGAATTAGTGTTCAGTTAGATTATTCTCAAAATTttgaactatcaaatcaaataaaaaccacaaaaaactaaaatttcatgaaccaaatgatttaaataatattattaaccCGGTCAAACTCGTCCGCTAAGCCATCCCACAacgggtttaaatattttgaaccACAAAATATCTTTGCATCTGTCTCACTCGAATTCGTGAGATCCGCGGGTAACCCACATGCATCtcaataaatctttttttctaatatataatatatatttaaagcttaaacttaatttatattaataaaattgtgtgataaagttttgaaaaataacacttttgttttattttttgttacaaaataactaaatgtgTCTCTATgagtataatattattacttttttattttttattggatTGAATTTTCAGTAATTTTCagtataataagattttttattgGACTGAAGAATTTGTGGTTTAGAtcaaattatagttttgaaattGTCTTGACTCGAagcttatataaaaaattaaaaaccaaaaccatcagAACTGTTTTACAGTAGGNNNNNNNNNNNNNNNNNNNNNNNNNNNNNNNNNNNNNNNNNNNNNNNNNNNNNNNNNNNNNNNNNNNNNNNNNNNNNNNNNNNNNNNNNNNNNNNNNNNNNNNNNNNNNNNNNNNNNNNNNNNNNNNNNNNNNNNNNNNNNNNNNNNNNNNNNNNNNNNNNNNNNNNNNNNNNNNNNNNNNNNNNNNNNNNNNNNNNNNNNNNNNNNNNNNNNNNNNNNNNNNNNNNNNNNNNNNNNNNNNNNNNNNNNNNNNNNNNNNNNNNNNNNNNNNNNNNNNNNNNNNNNNNNNNNNNNNNNNNNNNNNNNNNNNNNNNNNNNNNNNNNNNNNNNNNNNNNNNNNNNNNNNNNNNNNNNNNNNNNNNNNNNNNNNNNNNNNNNNNNNNNNNNNNNNNNNNNNNNNNNNNNNNNNNNNNNNNNNNNNNNNNNNNNNNNNNNNNNNNNNNNNNNNNNNNNNNNNNNNNNNNNNNNNNNNNNNNNNNNNNNNNNNNNNNNNNNNNNNNNNNNNNNNNNNNNNNNNNNNNNNNNNNNNNNNNNNNNNNNNNNNNNNNNNNNNNNNNNNNNNNNNNNNNNNNNNNNNNNNNNNNNNNNNNNNNNNNNNNNNNNNNNNNNNNNNNNNNNNNNNNNNNNNNNNNNNNNNNNNNNNNNNNNNNNNNNNNNNNNNNNNNNNNNNNNNNNNNNNNNNNNNNNNNNNNNNNNNNNNNNNNNNNNNNNNNNNNNNNNNNNNNNNNNNNNNNNNNNNNNNNNNNNNNNNNNNNNNNNNNNNNNNNNNNNNNNNNNNNNNNNNNNNNNNNNNNNNNNNNNNNNNNNNNNNNNNNNNNNNNNNNNNNNNNNNNNNNNNNNNNNNNNNNNNNNNNNNNNNNNNNNNNNNNNNNNNNNNNNNNNNNNNNNNNNNNNNNNNNNNNNNNNNNNNNNNNNNNNNNNNNNNNNNNNNNNNNNNNNNNNNNNNNNNNNNNNNNNNNNNNNNNNNNNNNNNNNNNNNNNNNNNNNNNNNNNNNNNNNNNNNNNNNNNNNNNNNNNNNNNNNNNNNNNNNNNNNNNNNNNNNNNNNNNNNNNNNNNNNNNNNNNNNNNNNNNNNNNNNNNNNNNNNNNNNNNNNNNNNNNNNNNNNNNNNNNNNNNNNNNNNNNNNNNNNNNNNNNNNNNNNNNNNNNNNNNNNNNNNNNNNNNNNNNNNNNNNNNNNNNNNNNNNNNNNNNNNNNNNNNNNNNNNNNNNNNNNNNNNNNNNNNNNNNNNNNNNNNNNNNNNNNNNNNNNNNNNNNNNNNNNNNNNNNNNNNNNNNNNNNNNNNNNNNNNNNNNNNNNNNNNNNNNNNNNNNNNNNNNNNNNNNNNNNNNNNNNNNNNNNNNNNNNNNNNNNNNNNNNNNNNNNNNNNNNNNNNNNNNNNNNNNNNNNNNNNNNNNNNNNNNNNNNNNNNNNNNNNNNNNNNNNNNNNNNNNNNNNNNNNNNNNNNNNNNNNNNNNNNNNNNNNNNNNNNNNNNNNNNNNNNNNNNNNNNNNNNNNNNNNNNNNNNNNNNNNNNNNNNNNNNNNNNNNNNNNNNNNNNNNNNNNNNNNNNNNNNNNNNNNNNNNNNNNNNNNNNNNNNNNNNNNNNNNNNNNNNNNNNNNNNNNNNNNNNNNNNNNNNNNNNNNNNNNNNNNNNNNNNNNNNNNNNNNNNNNNNNNNNNNNNNNNNNNNNNNNNNNNNNNNNNNNNNNNNNNNNNNNNNNNNNNNNNNNNNNNNNNNNNNNNNNNNNNNNNNNNNNNNNNNNNNNNNNNNNNNNNNNNNNNNNNNNNNNNNNNNNNNNNNNNNNNNNNNNNNNNNNNNNNNNNNNNNNNNNNNNNNNNNNNNNNNNNNNNNNNNNNNNNNNNNNNNNNNNNNNNNNNNNNNNNNNNNNNNNNNNNNNNNNNNNNNNNNNNNNNNNNNNNNNNNNNNNNNNNNNNNNNNNNNNNNNNNNNNNNNNNNNNNNNNNNNNNNNNNNNNNNNNNNNNNNNNNNNNNNNNNNNNNNNNNNNNNNNNNNNNNNNNNNNNNNNNNNNNNNNNNNNNNNNNNNNNNNNNNNNNNNNNNNNNNNNNNNNNNNNNNNNNNNNNNNNNNNNNNNNNNNNNNNNNNNNNNNNNNNNNNNNNNNNNNNNNNNNNNNNNNNNNNNNNNNNNNNNNNNNNNNNNNNNNNNNNNNNNNNNNNNNNNNNNNNNNNNNNNNNNNNNNNNNNNNNNNNNNNNNNNNNNNNNNNNNNNNNNNNNNNNNNNNNNNNNNNNNNNNNNNNNNNNNNNNNNNNNNNNNNNNNNNNNNNNNNNNNNNNNNNNNNNNNNNNNNNNNNNNNNNNNNNNNNNNNNNNNNNNNNNNNNNNNNNNNNNNNNNNNNNNNNNNNNNNNNNNNNNNNNNNNNNNNNNNNNNNNNNNNNNNNNNNNNNNNNNNNNNNNNNNNNNNNNNNNNNNNNNNNNNNNNNNNNNNNNNNNNNNNNNNNNNNNNNNNNNNNNNNNNNNNNNNNNNNNNNNNNNNNNNNNNNNNNNNNNNNNNNNNNNNNNNNNNNNNNNNNNNNNNNNNNNNNNNNNNNNNNNNNNNNNNNNNNNNNNNNNNNNNNNNNNNNNNNNNNNNNNNNNNNNNNNNNNNNNNNNNNNNNNNNNNNNNNNNNNNNNNNNNNNNNNNNNNNNNNNNNNNNNNNNNNNNNNNNNNNNNNNNNNNNNNNNNNNNNNNNNNNNNNNNNNNNNNNNNNNNNNNNNNNNNNNNNNNNNNNNNNNNNNNNNNNNNNNNNNNNNNNNNNNNNNNNNNNNNNNNNNNNNNNNNNNNNNNNNNNNNNNNNNNNNNNNNNNNNNNNNNNNNNNNNNNNNNNNNNNNNNNNNNNNNNNNNNNNNNNNNNNNNNNNNNNNNNNNNNNNNNNNNNNNNNNNNNNNNNNNNNNNNNNNNNNNNNNNNNNNNNNNNNNNNNNNNNNNNNNNNNNNNNNNNNNNNNNNNNNNNNNNNNNNNNNNNNNNNNNNNNNNNNNNNNNNNNNNNNNNNNNNNNNNNNNNNNNNNNNNNNNNNNNNNNNNNNNNNNNNNNNNNNNNNNNNNNNNNNNNNNNNNNNNNNNNNNNNNNNNNNNNNNNNNNNNNNNNNNNNNNNNNNNNNNNNNNNNNNNNNNNNNNNNNNNNNNNNNNNNNNNNNNNNNNNNNNNNNNNNNNNNNNNNNNNNNNNNNNNNNNNNNNNNNNNNNNNNNNNNNNNNNNNNNNNNNNNNNNNNNNNNNNNNNNNNNNNNNNNNNNNNNNNNNNNNNNNNNNNNNNNNNNNNNNNNNNNNNNNNNNNNNNNNNNNNNNNNNNNNNNNNNNNNNNNNNNNNNNNNNNNNNNNNNNNNNNNNNNNNNNNNNNNNNNNNNNNNNNNNNNNNNNNNNNNNNNNNNNNNNNNNNNNNNNNNNNNNNNNNNNNNNNNNNNNNNNNNNNNNNNNNNNNNNNNNNNNNNNNNNNNNNNNNNNNNNNNNNNNNNNNNNNNNNNNNNNNNNNNNNNNNNNNNNNNNNNNNNNNNNNNNNNNNNNNNNNNNNNNNNNNNNNNNNNNNNNNNNNNNNNNNNNNNNNNNNNNNNNNNNNNNNNNNNNNNNNNNNNNNNNNNNNNNNNNNNNNNNNNNNNNNNNNNNNNNNNNNNNNNNNNNNNNNNNNNNNNNNNNNNNNNNNNNNNNNNNNNNNNNNNNNNNNNNNNNNNNNNNNNNNNNNNNNNNNNNNNNNNNNNNNNNNNNNNNNNNNNNNNNNNNNNNNNNNNNNNNNNNNNNNNNNNNNNNNNNNNNNNNNNNNNNNNNNNNNNNNNNNNNNNNNNNNNNNNNNNNNNNNNNNNNNNNNNNNNNNNNNNNNNNNNNNNNNNNNNNNNNNNNNNNNNNNNNNNNNNNNNNNNNNNNNNNNNNNNNNNNNNNNNNNNNNNNNNNNNNNNNNNNNNNNNNNNNNNNNNNNNNNNNNNNNNNNNNNNNNNNNNNNNNNNNNNNNNNNNNNNNNNNNNNNNNNNNNNNNNNNNNNNNNNNNNNNNNNNNNNNNNNNNNNNNNNNNNNNNNNNNNNNNNNNNNNNNNNNNNNNNNNNNNNNNNNNNNNNNNNNNNNNNNNNNNNNNNNNNNNNNNNNNNNNNNNNNNNNNNNNNNNNNNNNNNNNNNNNNNNNNNNNNNNNNNNNNNNNNNNNNNNNNNNNNNNNNNNNNNNNNNNNNNNNNNNNNNNNNNNNNNNNNNNNNNNNNNNNNNNNNNNNNNNNNNNNNNNNNNNNNNNNNNNNNNNNNNNNNNNNNNNNNNNNNNNNNNNNNNNNNNNNNNNNNNNNNNNNNNNNNNNNNNNNNNNNNNNNNNNNNNNNNNNNNNNNNNNNNNNNNNNNNNNNNNNNNNNNNNNNNNNNNNNNNNNNNNNNNNNNNNNNNNNNNNNNNNNNNNNNNNNNGGCGAGAACAATAAACGAGGGGATTTGTTGGCTCCTAACGGTGTGATTTCGCATCAGGAGATGCATATGAGCTCGATGCCTGACTCGCCGATGATGGAAGCCGCTGGTTCTTCGATAggatcatcatcgtcttctcctTCTACTTCCAATTTGCCACCGATTCGCGTTAGAGTCAGCGAAGACCAGAGGATTGAGGAACAGTTGGCACAGATGACCTTCTCAAACATGCAAACTCAGAGGCAATTTGATGATGGAATTAGCTTGATGACAAATCGGCCAATGATGGTTCCGTCTGGTGCCATGACTGATGCTTCAATGGCTTATAACAACGCACCTAGTGATAGTTCTGCTCCCCCAAGCAATGGCCAGGTTTCACCGCATGACGATCGGTCCGATTCAGGTGTATCAGCTGGCTACAGGAAGCCACCTTTGCCGATGCAGCCAGTAACGATCCCACCGAGAACTACCGGAGGGTATGCTTTGACATCCCCTGATTCTGTTGCAAGgtactttcttcttctaccgCCACTCATTCATTGACTCATACACTTGTTGTTTAGATAGATGAATGATCTTGGTAATTTCATATCTCAATCTCTTGGTTtctccatctcttttttttgtcagctTGCcgttgatttgtgattgtctttaTACTGTTTCTGTTCTATCATCTTTACATGTGTGTTTTGGGTTACACCTAGGCTAAGTAGCTAAAATAGATAGATAGAACACTGGTTTCAAGTATGGTTTATGAATTGACAATGGAGAAATCATCTTAAGCTGTGTCAAATCCGAATAATATTTGATGATCTTTGCTTCACAGTATACATTCAGAGATTCCATCAATTTGTAGTACTAGCCGTTTGTGTGGAAATTGACATACACATACTCATTGAACCATGCATTACAAGTGATGTTAGCTTTGTTTTATGACTCTTATGATTCTAAATGCTGATGTCTCCTTTTTTTATACAGTGATACGAGCATTTCTTCTGCTACTTCATTTTCGAAGCCAATGTACTACCAAGACCAACCTCCAGCTCTGCCAAAAGCTCCTCCAGTGACACAGCCTGAAACTACCTCGGTCCAAAGCTCCCATGTCTTACCTCAGACTGAAACTACTTCACCCCTCACCACTTCCCATATCCAATCTCAGCCAGGTACATACACAACCatggatcaacaacaacaccaaccaaCGGTTCAACAACCTTACTTACACCAAGGCGTTCAGTACATCCCTCACGCATCTCAATACTTCCCAGTTTACTCTCATCAGCAACAAAACTACCCGGTTTACGTGATGTCTGTCCCGCAATCTCAGCAGTATGTCCCAGCAGGAACTCCCCCACTCTACCCGATCTCAAAACCCGCCACAAACTCGAGACCTGAAGCTGCCCAAAACGTTTACCGTGCTTCTCCCCCTCATGTTCTTCAGCTTCAGCAGCAGCATCAATACATGGGTTACACTGGAGTTCCTCAACATACTACAAACGCAAACGCCAATTACAGTACTGGAGTTCCTCCTCAACATGCCACAAACGCAAACGCCAATTACAGTATTGGAGCTCCTCAACATAGCTCAAACACCAATTACGGTGGGGCCTACGAATACACAAACCCTCCAAACGAGACAGTGTATTACCACGCACAGCCTCC is drawn from Camelina sativa cultivar DH55 chromosome 1, Cs, whole genome shotgun sequence and contains these coding sequences:
- the LOC104783169 gene encoding uncharacterized protein LOC104783169; amino-acid sequence: METPLPSLSQQLTPNPTSAAVSSAIPAAVKSVSVQQPIDGSPRAFPVDTGGNPEPLAAVPGAKLRLMCSFGGHIMPRPHDKSLTYAGGDTRLVVVDRRASLSSLRSRLSSMLLNGRSFTLKYQLPSEDLDSLVTITTDEDLENMIEEYDRVTSSATATATQRIRLFLFANKLETAATMGSLLDGAKSDTWFVDALNQSGLLPRGLSDSAAVNNTLVNLDEASGGDAEIQNLETNAGGENNKRGDLLAPNGVISHQEMHMSSMPDSPMMEAAGSSIGSSSSSPSTSNLPPIRVKVSEDQRIEEQLAQMTFSNMQTQRQFDDGISLMTNRPMMVPSGAMTDASMAYNNAPSDSSAPPSNGQVSPHDDRSDSGVSAGYRKPPLPMQPVTIPPRTTGGYALTSPDSVASDTSISSATSFSKPMYYQDQPPALPKAPPVTQPETTSVQSSHVLPQTETTSPLTTSHIQSQPGTYTTMDQQQHQPTVQQPYLHQGVQYIPHASQYFPVYSHQQQNYPVYVMSVPQSQQYVPAGTPPLYPISKPATNSRPEAAQNVYRASPPHVLQLQQQHQYMGYTGVPQHTTNANANYSTGVPPQHATNANANYSIGAPQHSSNTNYGGAYEYTNPPNETVYYHAQPPAANTAIPLASPYQSMTPAAAAAALADMSKQMALDGGKQQQQHMAASQPL
- the LOC104705341 gene encoding zinc finger protein rotund-like; protein product: MSMIIIQSKNNKRGDLLAPNGVISHQEMHMSSMPDSPMMEAAGSSIGSSSSSPSTSNLPPIRVRVSEDQRIEEQLAQMTFSNMQTQRQFDDGISLMTNRPMMVPSGAMTDASMAYNNAPSDSSAPPSNGQVSPHDDRSDSGVSAGYRKPPLPMQPVTIPPRTTGGYALTSPDSVASDTSISSATSFSKPMYYQDQPPALPKAPPVTQPETTSVQSSHVLPQTETTSPLTTSHIQSQPGTYTTMDQQQHQPTVQQPYLHQGVQYIPHASQYFPVYSHQQQNYPVYVMSVPQSQQYVPAGTPPLYPISKPATNSRPEAAQNVYRASPPHVLQLQQQHQYMGYTGVPQHTTNANANYSTGVPPQHATNANANYSIGAPQHSSNTNYGGAYEYTNPPNETVYYHAQPPAANTAIPLASPYQSMTPAAAAAALADMSKQMALDGGKQQQQHMAASQPL